One stretch of Penaeus chinensis breed Huanghai No. 1 chromosome 27, ASM1920278v2, whole genome shotgun sequence DNA includes these proteins:
- the LOC125039651 gene encoding vacuolar protein sorting-associated protein 41 homolog isoform X2 gives MEASTSSSQDSKEESKKKEEEAEEGEDSEEDSEEEEEDEPKLKYERISGDLREILKRDGASCIKANSKLMIIGTNWGRIHVLDHQGNKVKEFNPHSNPVTMLDMDDNGDYVASCSHDRKVVIQGLYTMENSHNLTMDSPVRSVALDPFYHKPRSGRRFVVGTTKVVLYEKAMFGQLRSTVLSEGSGPARAMKWMGQFLAWATDSGVRVMDMNTKTVITLIKRDHSLALPCDQYPPHLCWPDSKTLIVGWGDSVKVCRVRERSANPATLTPGMMDLPPYYLEIVYMFTTDFYVCGVGPLDEHLVVLAYNKQTDLSLASLGVDSRRPQMRVLEPLQRTFEEISKDVLGIRCYQEYKPANYHLECLIEDRQFYIVCPQDVVVAKPRSSDDRIEWLLEHDKHKEALELVETCRDVQNYTVLSVGRIYLDHLMANGLYQDAAKLCTQILGSDKVLWEEAVVRFNRVRQLRVLSPHLPLGEGIRLDPAVYQTVLLDLLNTDHPGFLQVVQDWPGHLYNVSFVINAVLETLARNTNNMVLLQALAHLYSNIDKHDKALAIYLKLKHKDVFYLISRHNLYACVAKHVVELMTLDSAATLDICCQHIHIIPPDSVVTSLTAHPNYLYKYLDTLYERRRDMSAKYHSQLVALYADQDRSKLLPLLLTSSSYDLSEALEVCRMRCLTTETIHLLDRMGNSIESLQLILEEEQDILWAIRLCKEHDDADLWNRLIEYALDKPEYIRELLNNIGTHIDPLMIIQRIPRGLEIPGLRDALVKILHDYHLQISLRTGCQRILVADCSNLLNKLVSTQNAALPVYGDTMCPACNKKVLPTSREEQGSIVVFACRHAYHQLCLPDGTEQEVCLLCRKDKKRSFLLS, from the exons ATGGAGGCTTCAACATCTTCTTCCCAAGACTcgaaagaggaaagtaagaagaaagaggaagaggcagaggaaggagaagactcAGAGGAGGattcagaagaggaagaggaagatgaacccAAGTTAAAGTACGAAAGGATATCCGGAGATCTGCGCGAGATATTAAAGAGAGATGGAGCTTCCTGCATTAAGGCTAATTCTAAG CTAATGATTATTGGAACGAACTGGGGCCGCATTCATGTGTTAGATCACCAGGGCAACAAAGTAAAGGAATTCAACCCACACAGCAACCCTGTGACTATGTTGGACATGGATGACAACGGGGACTATGTTGCCTCCTGCTCACACGACAGGAAG GTTGTAATTCAGGGTCTTTACACCATGGAGAATTCCCACAACCTAACAATGGACTCTCCAGTGCGCAGTGTAGCACTTGATCCCTTTTACCACAAACCTCGCTCTGGCAGACGCTTTGTTGTTG GGACAACAAAGGTCGTGCTTTATGAGAAGGCAATGTTTGGACAACTGCGCTCAACTGTGCTGAGTGAGGGGAGTGGCCCAGCGAGAGCTATGAAGTGGATGGGACAGTTCCTCGCTTGGGCAACAGATTCTGGTGTCAGAGTGATGGACATGAACACCAAAACTGTCATTACACTCATCAAGCGGGATCATAGCCTAGC TCTACCATGTGACCAGTACCCACCTCACTTGTGCTGGCCAGACAGTAAGACTCTGATAGTTGGCTGGGGAGACTCTGTCAAGGTGTGTCGGGTAAGGGAGCGGTCTGCAAATCCAGCTACACTTACACCTGGAATGATGGATCTTCCCCCATACTACCTGGAAATCG TCTACATGTTCACTACTGACTTCTACGTATGTGGAGTTGGTCCTCTTGATGAACACTTGGTAGTTTTGGCCTACAACAAGCAGACTGACCTGTCCTTGGCTAGCCTTGGGGTGGACTCACGAAGGCCACAGATGCGAGTGCTGGAACCCCTTCAGAGGACCTTCGAGGAGATTTCGAAAGATGTTCTTGGTATTAGGTGCTATCAGGAATACAAACCAGCAAACTACCATCTTG AATGCTTAATTGAGGATCGGCAGTTCTACATCGTGTGTCCACAGGATGTAGTAGTTGCAAAACCCAGAAGTTCTGATGATCGTATTGAGTGGCTTTTAGAGCATGATAAACACAAGGAAGCTTTAGAG CTTGTAGAGACCTGCCGAGATGTGCAAAATTACACAGTTCTCAGTGTGGGTCGTATTTATTTGGATCACCTGATGGCCAATGGTCTATATCAAGATGCTGCCAAGCTATGCACTCAGATACTTG GCTCAGACAAAGTGCTATGGGAGGAAGCTGTGGTGCGCTTTAATCGAGTCCGTCAGTTGCGAGTTTTGAGTCCTCACCTTCCCTTGGGCGAAGGCATCCGCTTGGATCCAGCTGTATACCAGACTGTGCTCCTTGATCTTCTGAATACAGACCATCCT GGTTTTCTTCAAGTGGTCCAAGACTGGCCAGGTCACCTCTACAATGTGTCATTTGTTATCAATGCTGTACTAGAGACTCTTGCTCGAAACACAAACAACATGGTCTTACTCCAGGCGCTTGCCCACCTTTACTCCAATATTGATAAACATGACAAGGCTCTAGCAATATATTTAAA gCTGAAACACAAAgatgttttttatttaataagTCGTCACAATCTCTACGCTTGTGTGGCCAAGCATGTGGTGGAGCTTATGACACTTGACTCTGCTGCAACTTTGGACATTTGTTGCCAACATATCCACATTATCCCTCCAGACAGTGTTGTGACTTCACTGACTGCACACCCAAATTATTTGTATAAG TACTTGGACACGTTATATGAACGACGACGTGACATGAGTGCTAAATACCACAGCCAGCTAGTGGCACTATATGCTGACCAGGATCGCAGCAAGTTGCTGCCCCTGTTGCTGACTTCTTCTTCATATGATCTCAGTGAGGCTCTAGAGGTGTGCAGGATGCGTTGCCTCACCACAGAAACAATACACCTCCTTG ATCGAATGGGCAACAGTATTGAGTCTCTACAATTGATTCTGGAAGAAGAGCAAGATATACTGTGGGCCATTCGCCTCTGTAAAGAACATGACGATGCTGATCTGTGGAACCGTCTAATTGAGTATGCTCTTGATAAGCCAG AATACATCAGAGAATTACTAAATAACATTGGCACTCACATTGACCCTCTCATGATCATCCAACGAATACCACGAGGTCTGGAAATTCCTGGTCTGAGAGATGCCCTTGTCAAAATTCTTCATGATTATCATCTCCAG ATTTCACTAAGGACAGGTTGCCAGAGGATACTTGTTGCTGACTGTAGCAATCTTCTGAATAAGCTTGTGTCAACACAAAATGCTGCTCTTCCTGTTTATG GTGATACAATGTGCCCAGCTTGCAACAAGAAAGTTTTGCCAACCA
- the LOC125039651 gene encoding vacuolar protein sorting-associated protein 41 homolog isoform X1, which produces MQACLRQSADRGKRWSRKCQSPSYFSCLISLSITMEASTSSSQDSKEESKKKEEEAEEGEDSEEDSEEEEEDEPKLKYERISGDLREILKRDGASCIKANSKLMIIGTNWGRIHVLDHQGNKVKEFNPHSNPVTMLDMDDNGDYVASCSHDRKVVIQGLYTMENSHNLTMDSPVRSVALDPFYHKPRSGRRFVVGTTKVVLYEKAMFGQLRSTVLSEGSGPARAMKWMGQFLAWATDSGVRVMDMNTKTVITLIKRDHSLALPCDQYPPHLCWPDSKTLIVGWGDSVKVCRVRERSANPATLTPGMMDLPPYYLEIVYMFTTDFYVCGVGPLDEHLVVLAYNKQTDLSLASLGVDSRRPQMRVLEPLQRTFEEISKDVLGIRCYQEYKPANYHLECLIEDRQFYIVCPQDVVVAKPRSSDDRIEWLLEHDKHKEALELVETCRDVQNYTVLSVGRIYLDHLMANGLYQDAAKLCTQILGSDKVLWEEAVVRFNRVRQLRVLSPHLPLGEGIRLDPAVYQTVLLDLLNTDHPGFLQVVQDWPGHLYNVSFVINAVLETLARNTNNMVLLQALAHLYSNIDKHDKALAIYLKLKHKDVFYLISRHNLYACVAKHVVELMTLDSAATLDICCQHIHIIPPDSVVTSLTAHPNYLYKYLDTLYERRRDMSAKYHSQLVALYADQDRSKLLPLLLTSSSYDLSEALEVCRMRCLTTETIHLLDRMGNSIESLQLILEEEQDILWAIRLCKEHDDADLWNRLIEYALDKPEYIRELLNNIGTHIDPLMIIQRIPRGLEIPGLRDALVKILHDYHLQISLRTGCQRILVADCSNLLNKLVSTQNAALPVYGDTMCPACNKKVLPTSREEQGSIVVFACRHAYHQLCLPDGTEQEVCLLCRKDKKRSFLLS; this is translated from the exons ATGCAGGCTTGTTTACGTCAGTCAGCTGATCGGGGAAAGAGGTGGAGCCGCAAGTGTCAATCTCCATCCTATTTCTCGTGTTTGATTTCTTTGT CAATAACAATGGAGGCTTCAACATCTTCTTCCCAAGACTcgaaagaggaaagtaagaagaaagaggaagaggcagaggaaggagaagactcAGAGGAGGattcagaagaggaagaggaagatgaacccAAGTTAAAGTACGAAAGGATATCCGGAGATCTGCGCGAGATATTAAAGAGAGATGGAGCTTCCTGCATTAAGGCTAATTCTAAG CTAATGATTATTGGAACGAACTGGGGCCGCATTCATGTGTTAGATCACCAGGGCAACAAAGTAAAGGAATTCAACCCACACAGCAACCCTGTGACTATGTTGGACATGGATGACAACGGGGACTATGTTGCCTCCTGCTCACACGACAGGAAG GTTGTAATTCAGGGTCTTTACACCATGGAGAATTCCCACAACCTAACAATGGACTCTCCAGTGCGCAGTGTAGCACTTGATCCCTTTTACCACAAACCTCGCTCTGGCAGACGCTTTGTTGTTG GGACAACAAAGGTCGTGCTTTATGAGAAGGCAATGTTTGGACAACTGCGCTCAACTGTGCTGAGTGAGGGGAGTGGCCCAGCGAGAGCTATGAAGTGGATGGGACAGTTCCTCGCTTGGGCAACAGATTCTGGTGTCAGAGTGATGGACATGAACACCAAAACTGTCATTACACTCATCAAGCGGGATCATAGCCTAGC TCTACCATGTGACCAGTACCCACCTCACTTGTGCTGGCCAGACAGTAAGACTCTGATAGTTGGCTGGGGAGACTCTGTCAAGGTGTGTCGGGTAAGGGAGCGGTCTGCAAATCCAGCTACACTTACACCTGGAATGATGGATCTTCCCCCATACTACCTGGAAATCG TCTACATGTTCACTACTGACTTCTACGTATGTGGAGTTGGTCCTCTTGATGAACACTTGGTAGTTTTGGCCTACAACAAGCAGACTGACCTGTCCTTGGCTAGCCTTGGGGTGGACTCACGAAGGCCACAGATGCGAGTGCTGGAACCCCTTCAGAGGACCTTCGAGGAGATTTCGAAAGATGTTCTTGGTATTAGGTGCTATCAGGAATACAAACCAGCAAACTACCATCTTG AATGCTTAATTGAGGATCGGCAGTTCTACATCGTGTGTCCACAGGATGTAGTAGTTGCAAAACCCAGAAGTTCTGATGATCGTATTGAGTGGCTTTTAGAGCATGATAAACACAAGGAAGCTTTAGAG CTTGTAGAGACCTGCCGAGATGTGCAAAATTACACAGTTCTCAGTGTGGGTCGTATTTATTTGGATCACCTGATGGCCAATGGTCTATATCAAGATGCTGCCAAGCTATGCACTCAGATACTTG GCTCAGACAAAGTGCTATGGGAGGAAGCTGTGGTGCGCTTTAATCGAGTCCGTCAGTTGCGAGTTTTGAGTCCTCACCTTCCCTTGGGCGAAGGCATCCGCTTGGATCCAGCTGTATACCAGACTGTGCTCCTTGATCTTCTGAATACAGACCATCCT GGTTTTCTTCAAGTGGTCCAAGACTGGCCAGGTCACCTCTACAATGTGTCATTTGTTATCAATGCTGTACTAGAGACTCTTGCTCGAAACACAAACAACATGGTCTTACTCCAGGCGCTTGCCCACCTTTACTCCAATATTGATAAACATGACAAGGCTCTAGCAATATATTTAAA gCTGAAACACAAAgatgttttttatttaataagTCGTCACAATCTCTACGCTTGTGTGGCCAAGCATGTGGTGGAGCTTATGACACTTGACTCTGCTGCAACTTTGGACATTTGTTGCCAACATATCCACATTATCCCTCCAGACAGTGTTGTGACTTCACTGACTGCACACCCAAATTATTTGTATAAG TACTTGGACACGTTATATGAACGACGACGTGACATGAGTGCTAAATACCACAGCCAGCTAGTGGCACTATATGCTGACCAGGATCGCAGCAAGTTGCTGCCCCTGTTGCTGACTTCTTCTTCATATGATCTCAGTGAGGCTCTAGAGGTGTGCAGGATGCGTTGCCTCACCACAGAAACAATACACCTCCTTG ATCGAATGGGCAACAGTATTGAGTCTCTACAATTGATTCTGGAAGAAGAGCAAGATATACTGTGGGCCATTCGCCTCTGTAAAGAACATGACGATGCTGATCTGTGGAACCGTCTAATTGAGTATGCTCTTGATAAGCCAG AATACATCAGAGAATTACTAAATAACATTGGCACTCACATTGACCCTCTCATGATCATCCAACGAATACCACGAGGTCTGGAAATTCCTGGTCTGAGAGATGCCCTTGTCAAAATTCTTCATGATTATCATCTCCAG ATTTCACTAAGGACAGGTTGCCAGAGGATACTTGTTGCTGACTGTAGCAATCTTCTGAATAAGCTTGTGTCAACACAAAATGCTGCTCTTCCTGTTTATG GTGATACAATGTGCCCAGCTTGCAACAAGAAAGTTTTGCCAACCA